One Desulfuromonadales bacterium genomic window, GTATGACCAGGGAAAGCCGAGCTTTTGTCGCACTGGTAAGCGGGCAACTGGCAAAGCAGAAAAAGGCAGAATCAGTCAGCGAATCGGGTGGCGGGCAAAAATTTACTTTTGGCGATGGCAGGGGGTGTTTCGAGGCGACCGCCCCGCATCGCTCCTGCGGTGTCGTCCGGGACGTCGCCGCGGCAAATTACTGCCTGCGTGACCCGGATGGTCGGGAACATATCTGCCTGTCCCTCTACGGCCAGCTGTTCGAAGGCTTCGACCACGGCACCGCTTCGCACTTCAACGGCTTCGTCGATGGCCCGGAGATCACTCTCTACGATTTTGCCGAATCGGATTATTTTTCTTACAGTATTGCTGAGCAGTGAAAGCTGCCGTCTCAGCCGCCGCCGACCAGAGGGAAAAGCGACAGCGTATCGCCTTCTTCGAGCCTCGTTTCCAAGGCGGCATGACGACCGTTGACAAGGACGATGCCGAGTTCCTGCTCGGTCAGGCCGACATCGGCAATGATCGCACGGCAAGTGGTTCCTGGTGGATAGTCTCGCTGCTCGATCTTGAAGCGACCGATCCGGAAGGTGGCGAACAGTTTGACCGTAACGTTCATGGGAGGAACTCCGCCAGGGGACGCGGCGCCCCTGGCCACGAATGGAGATGTGAGGAAAAATTCCCGGTGTGGCCATGGCGAGCCACACCGGGCATAGAGAGAGAACTTAGCGTCGACGTTTCTAGAAGTTCCAGAAGGCGTCGATTTCCTCGTCGGTGAAGTCCCAGACCGCATTGTGCGGCGCCACCGGCTCGTATTTGAAGAACTCGGGCAGGCGGTCGTGCTGGCTGGTGAAGCCGGCCGCGATATTGAATTTGCGCTCGGTCTTGAGCACGGTCTTGCCGAGGTTGATGACGTCGTCACCGGTCAGGGCGATGCCGAAGCGGGCGTTGATCATGTCGATCAGGGCCGGCAGGCACTCGGGGATATCGAGGGCGGGGAAGGCCACGAAGATGCACATGCCGGTCGAATCGACGGCGGCGGTGGCAATCTGCAGGTTGCGCGAAAGCTCGACCTGGCCCTCCTTCTTCAGCGGGTCGACGTAACCGCCAACATTGAGGATGTTGGTGGCAATGGTGTAACCGGCGGTGTGGTCGGCCCCCATGGTGCTGGTAGCGTAGGTGATGCCGATCCCCTTGACCGAGCGGGGGTCGTAGGCGGGGATCCCCTGCCCCTTGACGACCGGAACGCGGGTCACGCCGTAGGTCTTGCCGACGCTGGCGGCGCCGTTGCCGAGCACACGCCCGAGCGCGGTCCCCTTGGCAATCTCTTCCTGCAGCAGGCGGATGACCCCTT contains:
- a CDS encoding MoaD/ThiS family protein; amino-acid sequence: MNVTVKLFATFRIGRFKIEQRDYPPGTTCRAIIADVGLTEQELGIVLVNGRHAALETRLEEGDTLSLFPLVGGG